In Bacteroidota bacterium, a single window of DNA contains:
- a CDS encoding S8 family peptidase encodes MKRISSGISLILLNFFYLTLSAQIQDYNVFFKNGTFTPAENKGVVSNYEITNTSVEGFVYGFIQFYEIPNQEQRNQLHNIGIELGEYIKRNTYAAVIPQHNFTLIQNLQGLRSFFVLPSTFKIRKGTETVGIERINLCISIYKNANSQAAISHLKSQVDDINFISITKGIFVVNIRREQIHQIVELPYIQWVEEQDMTPHLLDISSINLHKTNILKSTLTGQRGLSGNGVAIGIFDGIVYNHIDFANRLTIVSGSSVYDHSTEIAGLFAGAGNRNPIAIGHAHKADIYSWEITNNIINDIDSGVIDYNMMIANHSYFIGNSGSCTNRGEYDIVSYYFDTLAAKHPSLLQVFAAGNHRANNCIAGGYRTVFEGLQSSKNGMTIGSVTAIDGNSSDHSYGPTLDGRIKPDVVARGVSVYSSITGQNYTTVSGTSFSTPNTGGTATLLYEHYRALNSGKDPATHTIKAILMNTATDLGNAGPDFIYGYGRIDGYKAAKVLENKYYLVDSIAHQDSLTDSLFISGVSKTKEIRFMLAWAEDPTPLPSAMALINDLDLFLIDPNFDTIRPLVPDYTNPSTVAGEQIDTLNNNEQVVVSNVIPGYYKVVVLGKSIPAGKVGYTLTWQETEPYLELTYPFGGEKWLPPKDAATAQIIAWDGYDLTGTISVEFSDDSGSTWNTLTSGLANTTRYYVWNNASPTLYTGQALIRVSTTGGMSSQNSRVFTIMSNPLNTGVSGIPCSQQVTLYWKSTVATDTFRIFQLIGEEMTEIAKTTDTFYIVTGLTNGTQYWFALSIIDQNNVESIRSWAQPFTPIAGTIPTSVNTQPTNQKACRFSDISFNPSFNGTPTIYYQWERSTDGGATWTNIVGETSASLSITSIDSGLMTNLYRNSFYNACGGLFYTNNVSVIADSIPLKPTIGINPLTVCKDTIEFSYPHGLVNLNYDWKFEEAEYPTLSGLNLDNPTNQWVYPTLPGIKEIILKVTFPGNNCSNADTTTTNIGCIALPIEWLSFSATAQANSILLQWQTANEFNNDYFTILKSLNLTDWHAIGTKKSAGNSYSVVQYLFNDEHPVNGVQYYKLQQTDIDNYNSFSKVVQVLYQLPTSNITINPNPVNDWLYFISPDATNNIYIKDITGKIIRSYINAQSQINVSDLANGVYFIEIESEGRIFRSKLLKQ; translated from the coding sequence ATGAAAAGAATAAGTAGCGGTATATCACTAATTTTACTGAATTTCTTCTATTTAACTTTATCTGCACAAATACAGGATTATAATGTATTTTTTAAAAACGGGACTTTTACACCTGCTGAAAATAAAGGTGTTGTAAGCAATTATGAAATAACAAACACAAGTGTTGAGGGTTTTGTTTATGGATTTATTCAATTTTATGAAATCCCCAACCAAGAGCAAAGAAACCAACTTCATAATATAGGTATAGAATTAGGAGAATATATAAAACGAAACACCTACGCTGCTGTCATTCCACAACACAATTTCACTTTAATTCAAAATCTGCAAGGGCTGCGTAGCTTTTTTGTCCTACCCTCTACATTCAAAATAAGAAAAGGAACTGAAACCGTAGGAATCGAACGCATAAACCTATGTATTTCAATTTACAAAAATGCGAATTCACAGGCTGCCATCTCTCACCTAAAGAGTCAGGTTGACGATATAAATTTTATAAGTATAACAAAGGGTATTTTCGTTGTCAATATCAGAAGAGAGCAAATTCATCAAATAGTTGAGCTTCCCTATATCCAATGGGTTGAAGAGCAGGATATGACACCACATTTATTGGACATATCATCTATTAATTTGCACAAAACCAACATACTTAAATCCACCTTGACCGGACAAAGAGGATTAAGCGGCAATGGTGTTGCCATTGGCATTTTTGACGGCATTGTTTACAACCATATTGATTTTGCCAACAGGTTGACTATCGTAAGCGGGTCTTCGGTATATGACCATTCAACAGAAATAGCAGGTTTGTTTGCAGGTGCAGGAAACAGAAATCCAATTGCCATCGGACACGCCCATAAAGCCGACATTTATTCATGGGAAATTACGAATAACATTATCAACGATATTGATTCAGGGGTCATTGACTACAATATGATGATTGCCAACCATTCGTATTTTATTGGCAATTCTGGCAGTTGCACAAATCGAGGAGAATATGATATTGTGAGTTATTATTTTGACACACTGGCTGCCAAACACCCAAGTTTACTTCAAGTATTTGCTGCGGGCAACCACAGAGCCAATAACTGTATTGCAGGTGGATACAGAACCGTTTTTGAAGGTTTGCAATCATCAAAAAACGGAATGACAATCGGCTCAGTTACGGCTATAGACGGTAACAGCAGCGACCATTCTTACGGACCCACATTGGACGGGAGAATCAAGCCCGATGTAGTAGCAAGAGGTGTTAGCGTATATAGCTCCATCACCGGACAAAACTACACAACAGTTTCGGGCACTTCGTTCAGCACTCCCAATACCGGAGGAACTGCAACTTTATTGTATGAACATTATCGTGCGCTTAATTCAGGCAAAGACCCTGCAACACACACAATCAAAGCCATTTTGATGAATACGGCTACTGACTTGGGCAACGCAGGACCCGATTTCATATATGGATATGGAAGGATTGACGGATACAAAGCAGCTAAAGTGCTTGAGAACAAATATTACCTTGTGGATAGCATTGCCCATCAAGACTCGCTCACTGATTCACTTTTCATATCAGGAGTTTCTAAGACCAAGGAAATCCGCTTCATGTTAGCTTGGGCGGAAGACCCCACTCCTTTACCTTCAGCCATGGCACTGATAAATGACCTTGATTTGTTTTTGATTGACCCCAACTTCGACACTATCCGACCCTTGGTTCCCGATTACACAAACCCAAGCACTGTTGCCGGTGAACAGATTGACACACTGAACAATAATGAACAAGTGGTGGTCAGTAATGTAATTCCAGGATATTACAAAGTTGTTGTATTAGGAAAATCAATTCCGGCAGGCAAAGTGGGCTACACTTTGACATGGCAGGAAACTGAACCTTATTTAGAGCTGACCTATCCTTTTGGAGGAGAAAAATGGCTTCCACCCAAAGATGCCGCCACTGCACAGATTATTGCTTGGGACGGTTATGATTTGACCGGGACTATCAGTGTTGAATTCTCTGATGACAGCGGTTCTACATGGAACACACTTACAAGCGGATTAGCCAATACAACAAGATACTACGTTTGGAACAATGCTTCCCCTACTTTATACACCGGGCAAGCGCTCATCCGCGTTAGTACAACAGGTGGAATGAGTTCACAAAACAGTCGTGTATTTACCATTATGTCCAATCCCCTTAATACGGGAGTGTCAGGCATTCCTTGTTCTCAACAAGTAACACTCTATTGGAAGTCAACCGTAGCAACTGATACTTTCCGCATCTTTCAGTTGATTGGCGAAGAAATGACTGAAATCGCCAAGACTACTGACACATTCTATATCGTAACCGGATTGACAAACGGCACACAGTATTGGTTTGCGTTGTCTATCATCGACCAAAACAATGTTGAGAGTATCCGAAGTTGGGCACAACCTTTTACCCCCATTGCCGGCACAATACCGACATCTGTGAACACACAGCCCACAAATCAAAAAGCATGTAGGTTTTCTGACATAAGTTTTAACCCTTCTTTCAACGGCACACCCACGATTTATTATCAATGGGAACGGAGCACAGATGGGGGTGCGACTTGGACCAACATAGTAGGAGAAACTTCCGCAAGCCTTAGCATCACCTCCATAGACTCCGGACTGATGACTAACTTATACCGCAACTCTTTTTACAACGCCTGCGGTGGTCTTTTTTATACCAATAACGTGTCGGTCATTGCTGACTCTATTCCACTCAAACCAACGATTGGCATTAACCCCTTGACTGTTTGCAAAGACACTATTGAGTTCAGCTATCCCCACGGACTGGTTAACTTAAATTATGATTGGAAATTTGAAGAGGCAGAGTACCCCACCCTGAGCGGACTTAATTTAGATAATCCAACCAATCAATGGGTTTATCCTACCCTCCCGGGAATCAAAGAAATCATACTCAAAGTTACTTTTCCCGGCAACAATTGCTCAAACGCAGATACAACAACCACAAACATTGGATGTATAGCGTTACCCATTGAATGGCTCAGCTTTTCAGCTACTGCTCAGGCAAATTCAATCTTATTGCAATGGCAAACTGCTAATGAATTCAACAATGATTATTTTACCATACTTAAATCACTTAACTTGACCGATTGGCATGCCATTGGCACAAAGAAAAGCGCTGGCAATTCATATTCTGTTGTTCAATATCTGTTCAACGATGAACATCCTGTCAATGGAGTACAATATTACAAGTTGCAACAAACCGACATAGACAATTACAATTCTTTTTCAAAGGTTGTGCAGGTTTTGTATCAATTACCGACAAGCAACATCACAATCAACCCTAACCCTGTCAATGATTGGTTATATTTTATTTCTCCTGACGCAACAAACAATATCTATATCAAAGATATAACCGGCAAGATAATCCGTTCATATATAAATGCCCAATCTCAAATCAATGTCTCAGACTTAGCCAATGGAGTATATTTTATAGAAATAGAAAGCGAAGGGCGAATATTCAGGTCTAAGCTTTTGAAGCAATAA
- a CDS encoding T9SS type A sorting domain-containing protein, producing MNFIDSSIINKPSSTYYYSLFPNPASGYFFVRLTDKEINPQQVELIDAAGKIQLLEFEIFSPTLIRVNAAQMAKGLYVFRLISKDAVRTEKVQIE from the coding sequence TTGAATTTTATTGACTCCTCCATTATCAACAAACCTTCATCCACCTATTATTATTCGCTTTTCCCTAACCCTGCATCAGGCTATTTTTTTGTTAGATTAACTGATAAGGAGATAAACCCGCAGCAAGTTGAATTGATTGATGCTGCCGGCAAGATTCAGCTATTAGAATTTGAAATCTTCAGTCCTACATTAATTAGAGTGAATGCAGCACAAATGGCAAAAGGCTTGTATGTATTCCGTTTGATTTCAAAAGACGCTGTCAGAACAGAGAAAGTACAAATCGAGTAA
- the acs gene encoding acetate--CoA ligase — MKQISNLAEYREAYQRSVSHPETFWAEIAEEFVWYKKWDSVLQWDFDTPEIKWFAGGTTNICANAIDRNLAKFGNKTALIFEPNNPKDADRKITYRELHASVCQCANALQSLGVQKGDRVCIYMPMIPEGAVAMLACARIGAIHSVVFAGFGADSLRDRINGSKCKLIITADAFYRGNKKVMLKEIADTALAETPSIEHCLVFKHMNESLNWVAGRDVWWQDLVDKQDNSHEPVPMDAEDALFLLYTSGSTGKPKGVQHTTAGFMIYIAYTFKQVFNYQEGEVFFCTADIGWVTGHSYTLYGPLLNGGTTVIFEGIPTFPDHGRFWDIIDKHKVNILYTAPTVIRSLETFGTDIFKNKDLSSLRVLGSVGEPINEEAWQWYYKNVGKERCPIVDTWWQTETGGILISTLAHATPMKPAFATLPLPGVQALLVDENGKEVIGNPAEGRLCMRFPWPGMARTLYGDHARFKQTYFSLYPHLYFSGDGARRDENGMYRITGRVDDVINVSGHRIGTGEVEEVINSHTLVAESAVVGFPHDIKGQALYAFVICVENCGDTTHIPDEIKKIVSERLGAFARPDKIQIVSGLPKTRSGKIMRRILRKIAEGDISNLGDITTLLDPGIVNKIIDGAKGT; from the coding sequence ATGAAACAGATATCCAACCTTGCAGAATACCGCGAAGCTTACCAAAGGAGTGTATCACACCCTGAAACATTCTGGGCAGAAATAGCCGAAGAATTTGTGTGGTATAAAAAATGGGACTCAGTACTCCAATGGGATTTTGACACTCCTGAAATAAAATGGTTTGCTGGTGGCACTACCAATATTTGCGCCAATGCGATAGACCGCAATCTTGCTAAGTTTGGCAATAAAACGGCTCTTATTTTCGAACCTAATAATCCAAAAGATGCCGACAGAAAAATCACCTATCGAGAACTCCATGCGTCAGTTTGCCAATGTGCCAATGCACTCCAAAGTCTTGGAGTACAAAAAGGCGACAGGGTATGTATATATATGCCCATGATACCAGAAGGAGCTGTTGCTATGCTCGCTTGCGCCAGAATAGGTGCCATTCACTCGGTGGTGTTTGCCGGATTCGGAGCAGATAGTTTACGGGACAGAATCAATGGTTCTAAATGTAAATTGATTATCACTGCCGATGCTTTTTACAGAGGTAATAAGAAAGTGATGCTCAAAGAGATTGCAGATACTGCGCTTGCAGAAACACCTTCCATTGAACATTGTCTTGTTTTTAAACACATGAATGAGAGTCTGAATTGGGTTGCAGGGCGCGATGTGTGGTGGCAAGACTTGGTGGACAAACAAGATAACAGCCATGAGCCGGTACCAATGGATGCCGAAGATGCACTGTTTTTGCTTTATACTTCCGGTTCTACAGGTAAGCCCAAAGGAGTACAACATACAACAGCCGGTTTCATGATTTATATAGCTTATACATTCAAGCAAGTATTTAATTACCAAGAGGGTGAGGTGTTTTTCTGTACTGCCGATATAGGTTGGGTTACAGGACACAGTTACACTCTTTACGGACCTCTGCTCAATGGCGGTACTACCGTGATTTTTGAAGGTATCCCTACTTTTCCGGACCACGGACGTTTTTGGGATATCATAGATAAACACAAGGTGAATATTCTTTATACAGCACCTACGGTTATTCGTTCATTAGAAACTTTTGGTACTGATATTTTTAAAAATAAAGATTTGAGTTCGTTGCGGGTGTTGGGCAGTGTGGGCGAGCCCATCAACGAAGAAGCGTGGCAATGGTACTACAAGAATGTAGGCAAGGAACGATGCCCGATAGTGGACACTTGGTGGCAAACCGAAACGGGAGGTATTTTAATTTCTACTCTTGCTCATGCCACGCCCATGAAGCCTGCTTTTGCTACATTACCCCTGCCGGGTGTGCAAGCGCTGTTGGTAGATGAAAACGGCAAAGAAGTAATCGGCAATCCGGCAGAAGGGCGATTGTGCATGCGTTTCCCTTGGCCCGGCATGGCACGAACCCTTTATGGAGACCATGCAAGATTCAAACAAACCTATTTTTCACTGTATCCTCATTTGTATTTTTCGGGAGATGGAGCGCGAAGGGATGAGAACGGAATGTATCGCATTACGGGTCGGGTAGATGATGTGATTAATGTAAGTGGTCATCGTATTGGAACAGGAGAAGTGGAAGAGGTAATCAATAGTCATACTTTAGTGGCAGAGAGTGCAGTGGTGGGTTTCCCGCATGACATTAAAGGTCAAGCACTTTATGCTTTTGTGATTTGTGTCGAAAATTGTGGAGACACAACTCATATCCCCGATGAGATAAAGAAAATTGTATCAGAAAGATTAGGAGCTTTTGCCCGTCCCGACAAAATTCAAATCGTGTCAGGCTTGCCCAAAACCCGAAGCGGCAAGATTATGCGCAGGATTCTTCGCAAAATTGCCGAAGGCGATATTTCTAATTTGGGCGATATCACCACCCTGCTCGACCCCGGCATAGTGAACAAAATTATTGACGGGGCAAAAGGGACTTGA
- a CDS encoding cbb3-type cytochrome c oxidase subunit I, which yields MNHTAHIESGEHGHHEHGKQSFISKYIFSLDHKMISRQYLITGIIMGCIGGFMSLLFRLQLAWPGHSFTIIEMFLGKWGKGGVIDPNFFLALVTIHGTIMVFFVLTGGLSGTYSNLLIPLQIGARDMASPFMNMLAVWFFIASAFVLVCSFFLETGPAAGGWTVYPPLSALDKAIPGSGTGMTLWLFSIVLFIISSLLGGINYISTVLNMRTKGMSMNRMPLTVWSFFFAAVVGLLSFPVLLGAGLFLIFDRMLGTSFFLSDIYLNGVGALDNVGGSPILYQHLFWFLGHPEVYIIILPAFGIVSEIIANNARKPIFGYTAMIVSMFAISFLSFLVWGHHMFVTGMNPFLGTVFMAISLIIAVPSSVKTFNYLTTLWKGNIRFTPGMLFSIGMVSLFISGGVTGMFLGNAAVDITLHDTYFVIGHFHLVMGAAAIFAMFGGVYHWFPKMFGRMMNNTLGHFHFWLTFIGAYVVFYPMHFLGVAGVPRRYYEFTLIPEFGIWMDANIVMTLGAILGVSAQLLFIVNFVKSIYWGEKATQNPWQANGLEWTTPVEHIHGNWDGPLPVVYRGAYEYSVPGRELDYWPQNEPEDGDVSEFSHENVKNVTPENDTVPTLDESPDAGKVFFTSFARLFGLVKAS from the coding sequence ATGAATCATACAGCACACATAGAATCAGGCGAACACGGTCATCACGAACATGGCAAGCAGAGTTTTATCAGCAAGTATATTTTTAGTCTGGATCACAAGATGATTTCCCGTCAATACCTGATTACCGGTATTATCATGGGTTGCATCGGAGGGTTTATGTCTTTGCTTTTCAGATTGCAATTGGCGTGGCCCGGTCACTCGTTTACCATTATTGAAATGTTTTTAGGCAAATGGGGTAAAGGCGGAGTTATCGACCCTAACTTCTTCCTTGCACTTGTTACTATTCACGGTACAATCATGGTGTTTTTTGTGTTGACAGGCGGGTTGAGCGGTACTTATAGTAATTTACTTATTCCATTACAGATTGGTGCCCGAGATATGGCATCACCTTTTATGAATATGTTGGCGGTTTGGTTCTTTATTGCCTCTGCATTTGTGTTGGTTTGTTCATTCTTTTTGGAGACAGGTCCTGCCGCAGGTGGTTGGACAGTATATCCTCCCTTGTCGGCTTTGGATAAAGCCATACCAGGCTCAGGCACCGGAATGACACTTTGGTTGTTTTCAATAGTGCTCTTTATTATATCTTCCTTGTTGGGAGGTATTAACTACATCTCTACAGTATTGAATATGAGAACAAAAGGTATGTCCATGAACCGCATGCCGTTGACTGTTTGGAGTTTCTTTTTTGCTGCGGTTGTGGGTCTGCTTTCTTTCCCCGTGTTGTTGGGAGCAGGATTGTTTTTAATCTTTGATAGAATGTTGGGAACTTCATTTTTTCTGTCCGATATATACTTAAATGGTGTAGGAGCTTTGGATAATGTGGGTGGAAGCCCGATTTTGTATCAACACTTGTTTTGGTTCTTAGGACATCCGGAAGTGTATATTATCATCTTGCCGGCATTTGGTATTGTCTCTGAAATCATTGCAAACAATGCACGTAAACCTATTTTTGGTTATACTGCCATGATTGTTTCTATGTTTGCAATTTCATTCTTATCATTTCTTGTATGGGGACACCACATGTTTGTAACCGGAATGAATCCATTCTTGGGCACAGTCTTTATGGCAATCTCGCTAATTATTGCAGTACCGTCTTCGGTAAAAACTTTTAATTATCTGACCACTTTGTGGAAAGGGAATATCCGATTTACACCCGGTATGTTATTTTCAATAGGCATGGTTTCTTTGTTTATTTCAGGTGGTGTTACCGGAATGTTCTTGGGTAATGCTGCTGTTGATATCACACTCCATGATACATATTTTGTAATTGGACACTTCCACCTTGTTATGGGTGCTGCGGCAATATTTGCAATGTTTGGTGGTGTTTATCATTGGTTCCCCAAAATGTTTGGACGTATGATGAACAATACCTTAGGACATTTCCACTTTTGGCTGACCTTTATTGGTGCTTATGTTGTGTTCTATCCTATGCACTTCTTGGGAGTGGCAGGTGTGCCCAGAAGATATTATGAATTTACTTTAATTCCTGAATTTGGGATTTGGATGGACGCTAATATTGTGATGACATTGGGTGCTATTTTAGGCGTTTCTGCACAACTCTTGTTCATTGTTAACTTTGTGAAGAGTATTTATTGGGGGGAGAAAGCAACCCAAAACCCATGGCAGGCAAACGGACTTGAATGGACTACACCTGTTGAACACATCCATGGAAACTGGGACGGTCCATTACCCGTAGTTTACAGAGGTGCTTATGAATATAGCGTACCTGGGAGAGAATTGGATTATTGGCCTCAAAACGAACCGGAAGACGGTGATGTTTCCGAATTTTCACATGAAAATGTTAAGAATGTCACACCGGAAAATGATACCGTACCAACATTAGATGAAAGTCCCGATGCCGGTAAAGTGTTTTTCACTTCATTTGCCAGACTTTTTGGTTTGGTAAAAGCCTCTTAA
- a CDS encoding peptide chain release factor 3: MNPAFVKEIEKRKTFAIISHPDAGKTTLTEKLLLFGGAIQTAGAVKSNKIKKTATSDFMEIEKQRGISVATSVMTFAYKNKLINILDTPGHKDFAEDTFRTLTAVDSVILVIDCVKGVEEQTKRLMEVCRMRNTPVIVFINKLDREGQDPYELLDELEEKLSIKVRPLSWPIGIGATFKGVYKLYDGSFRFTESAKTKVGKEVAILNDLNSPELGKLIGEKEADKLREDKELIEGIYGDFNVKQYLDGKLAPVFFGSALNNFGIQEMLDKFVEIAPFPRSRESTTREVLPSEEKLSGFVFKIHANIDPKHRDRIAFMRIVSGKFDRNTFYYHVRLNKEMKFSNPVTFMAESKSLVDSAYPGDVVGLYDTGTFKIGDTLTQGEKMMYKGIPSFSPEIFKELINLDPMKSKQLEKGIDQLTDEGVAQLFRQEPGNRKFIGTVGELQFEVILYRLEHEYGAKCRFEPRSFYKACWITGDKAKIHEFIKFKSKNIVTDKDLNLVFLAETAWVLKTAMETNPDIQFHTTSEFKDDLMS; this comes from the coding sequence ATGAATCCTGCCTTTGTTAAAGAAATAGAAAAGCGAAAAACCTTTGCTATCATTAGCCACCCCGATGCGGGAAAAACCACCCTTACAGAAAAGTTGTTGCTGTTTGGCGGTGCTATTCAGACAGCAGGAGCGGTTAAATCCAACAAAATCAAGAAAACCGCCACTTCTGATTTCATGGAAATTGAGAAGCAGAGAGGAATTTCCGTTGCGACCTCCGTTATGACTTTTGCTTATAAAAACAAACTCATTAACATTTTGGACACTCCCGGACACAAAGACTTTGCAGAAGATACTTTTCGAACCCTTACGGCTGTGGACAGCGTCATCCTTGTGATTGACTGTGTAAAGGGGGTTGAGGAACAAACCAAAAGGCTGATGGAAGTGTGTCGTATGAGGAATACGCCTGTGATTGTTTTTATAAACAAACTCGACCGAGAAGGTCAAGACCCTTACGAGTTGCTTGACGAACTCGAAGAAAAACTTTCCATCAAAGTACGCCCTCTCAGCTGGCCTATAGGAATTGGAGCAACATTTAAAGGAGTTTATAAATTATATGACGGAAGTTTTCGCTTTACAGAAAGTGCCAAAACTAAAGTGGGCAAAGAAGTAGCAATATTGAACGACCTCAACTCTCCTGAACTGGGAAAACTTATAGGAGAAAAAGAAGCGGACAAACTCAGAGAAGACAAAGAATTGATTGAGGGAATCTATGGGGACTTCAATGTAAAACAATACCTTGACGGCAAATTAGCTCCTGTATTCTTTGGGTCTGCCTTAAACAATTTCGGAATCCAAGAAATGTTAGACAAATTTGTGGAGATAGCACCATTCCCAAGGTCGCGAGAAAGCACAACAAGAGAAGTTCTTCCTTCAGAAGAAAAATTAAGCGGATTTGTATTTAAGATTCATGCCAATATTGACCCCAAACACCGCGACAGAATTGCTTTTATGCGCATTGTTTCAGGCAAATTTGACCGCAATACTTTTTATTATCATGTACGACTGAATAAAGAAATGAAATTCTCCAATCCTGTAACATTTATGGCAGAAAGCAAAAGTCTGGTTGATAGTGCTTATCCCGGTGATGTGGTCGGATTGTATGATACCGGAACTTTCAAAATTGGAGACACTTTGACCCAAGGCGAAAAAATGATGTATAAAGGCATACCCAGTTTCTCTCCCGAAATTTTCAAGGAACTGATAAACCTCGATCCCATGAAGTCAAAGCAATTGGAAAAAGGCATAGACCAGCTCACAGACGAAGGGGTAGCGCAACTTTTCAGACAAGAGCCGGGCAACAGAAAATTCATTGGCACAGTTGGCGAACTCCAATTTGAGGTAATTCTGTACAGACTTGAACATGAATATGGAGCAAAATGCCGTTTTGAGCCACGCTCTTTTTACAAAGCATGCTGGATTACGGGCGACAAAGCTAAAATCCATGAGTTTATTAAATTCAAATCCAAAAACATTGTTACAGACAAAGACCTTAACCTTGTTTTTTTGGCTGAGACCGCATGGGTGCTCAAAACTGCAATGGAAACCAATCCCGACATTCAATTCCATACAACTTCCGAGTTTAAAGATGACTTAATGTCATAA
- a CDS encoding T9SS type A sorting domain-containing protein produces MKNLIQTSILSFFAMFMLNAQGQWMEVRYIDLGTNCISPLPNSYFTTPAHFEVKFSIVNYGPDTIIPEDSVRIYMDFKTANGIYNGDFGYVYPCNISILPGDSIVLTKTISIDSILFFDNDFHLSCEAWLRNRSINIHRPYIGEIAGDPKTNRENNFWYRKMKHRSIISSIEFINNSSQDFNYYPNPVNDMLTIQYNNISRTPQRIELIDINGRCMYSQPILRAEHITDRAIQINIPAYLQNGIYLLKLYVNDVPTWQKIIIQR; encoded by the coding sequence ATGAAAAACTTAATTCAAACTTCAATCCTTAGTTTTTTTGCAATGTTCATGTTGAACGCACAAGGTCAATGGATGGAAGTTAGATACATTGATTTGGGTACTAACTGCATTAGCCCCCTACCAAATTCTTACTTTACTACACCCGCACATTTTGAAGTTAAATTTTCGATTGTCAACTATGGACCGGACACTATTATACCGGAGGATTCAGTTAGAATATACATGGATTTCAAAACCGCTAATGGCATTTATAATGGAGATTTTGGTTATGTTTACCCGTGCAACATTTCAATCCTACCGGGAGATTCAATTGTGCTGACAAAAACAATATCAATCGACTCAATCCTTTTCTTTGACAATGATTTCCACCTCTCTTGTGAAGCGTGGCTAAGAAATCGTTCAATAAATATTCATCGCCCTTATATCGGAGAAATTGCAGGCGACCCAAAAACAAATCGTGAAAATAATTTCTGGTATCGCAAGATGAAGCACCGCTCCATTATTAGCTCAATTGAGTTCATAAACAATTCATCGCAGGATTTCAATTATTACCCAAATCCTGTCAATGATATGCTCACAATTCAATATAACAACATCAGTCGAACACCACAACGTATTGAATTAATTGACATCAACGGGCGCTGTATGTATTCTCAACCAATCCTTCGGGCAGAACACATAACCGACAGAGCAATACAGATAAACATCCCTGCTTATTTGCAGAATGGAATCTATCTCCTGAAATTATATGTAAACGATGTACCCACTTGGCAGAAAATCATTATTCAACGATAG